Proteins co-encoded in one Meiothermus sp. genomic window:
- a CDS encoding alpha-amylase family glycosyl hydrolase yields MSGHQTLPGAFEFHVSKSARDYYRFDLSLFSLSGNVILADFEAARRFAEAINARRDLLHHPEQAVSPGQLNAMGLIDELLHLIVRQYLEAHPRAMQEALAALKRNLGPDAVEQALRAFAALFPPIRVYRGEISLDEYLADTTEGRSNREILLEELLMLWMANANPAFSPLAELFEDDELERTTAYLPIIQNLETFFEGQPAFGQTGLSLFKTLRLPALLHPHSLEAQLEFLLHRFGGSLGRFYYRMLVGLDVIREEGRSFAAPVQFDGPGGGGGGESEMLDIQRLLSEPEPEAFSPDLDWMPRCVLIAKNTYVWLDQLSKKYRREIKTLDQIPEEELAQLQSWGVTGLWLIGLWERSKASARIKQLMGNPDAIASAYALYDYVIAKELGGEEALEVLRQKAARYGLRLASDMVPNHVGIDGRWVMEHPDWFIQLPYPPYPSYTFNGPDLSSDERVAIFLEDHYYDKTDAAVVFKWVNRQTGEVRYIYHGNDGTAMPWNDTAQLNYLLPEVREAVIQTILHVARQFPIIRFDAAMTLAKRHIQRLWWPEPGGSPWGASVPSRAAFAMSKEDFDRAMPREFWREVVDRAAVEAPNTLLLAEAFWMMEGYFVRTLGMHRVYNSAFMNMLRDEKNAEYRQIVKNTLEFEPEILKRFVNFLNNPDEKTAIEQFGKGDKYFGVMTLCATLPGLPMLGHGQVEGLTERYGMEYRRAYYDETPDEGLIAYHQQQIFPLLKKRHLFAEVENFVFYEAQTGDAVNEDVFVYSNRADSERALVVYHNKNAETRIWVRQSVAQPFKTAQGRETRRVGLGQGLQLSYDARTFSIFRDLVTGLEHLHNNQALHEQGLYLELGPYQRKVFLDWREVYDHDGTYARLAQMLSGRGVPSVAEARQELWLGPILQPFRELVSPALFRRLLAAQGGLDGALRAEVQEKLLALYRGIDAHAEHKLALLPVQQVLDGLAGVLEAGPHTLETGGALLGWAFIRGLGSPTHLEEWRLGRVLEQTLGELGLEEAAVRRAVGLTRLLLAQGELALKPNRLPQQMPRLLKDPAVQSFLGVNRFAERVYFNREAHQAWLEGLGKLGQALYLAQRKPAAQLEKLRKTWQALQQKLEQAALNSGFTVEGYLRAIAQKPRSKKARPPRKASAKVSSPAVKSKPKARSPGDDLERIKGIGPKIASALEAAGIRTYAQLAKTKESTLRAALAEAGIRLAPSLGTWAKQASYLARGDEQGLANYLRRQRSSGRGL; encoded by the coding sequence GTGAGCGGCCATCAGACCCTGCCGGGCGCGTTTGAGTTCCACGTTTCCAAGAGCGCGCGGGACTACTACCGATTCGATCTTTCGCTGTTTTCGCTTAGCGGCAACGTCATCCTGGCCGACTTTGAAGCAGCCCGGCGCTTCGCCGAGGCCATCAACGCCAGGCGCGACCTGCTGCACCACCCCGAGCAAGCCGTGAGCCCCGGCCAGCTCAACGCCATGGGCCTGATTGACGAGCTGCTGCACCTCATCGTGCGGCAGTACCTGGAAGCGCACCCCCGCGCCATGCAGGAGGCCCTGGCGGCCCTGAAGCGCAACCTGGGCCCCGATGCGGTAGAACAGGCCCTGCGCGCCTTTGCAGCCCTTTTCCCCCCCATCCGGGTCTACCGGGGCGAGATCAGCCTGGACGAGTACCTGGCCGATACCACCGAGGGCCGCTCCAACCGGGAGATTCTGCTGGAAGAGCTCCTGATGCTGTGGATGGCCAACGCCAACCCGGCCTTCAGTCCGCTGGCCGAATTGTTCGAGGACGACGAGCTCGAGCGCACCACCGCCTATCTGCCCATCATTCAGAACCTGGAAACCTTCTTCGAGGGCCAGCCGGCCTTCGGCCAGACCGGCCTCTCCCTTTTCAAAACCCTGCGGCTCCCAGCCCTGCTGCACCCCCATTCGCTGGAAGCCCAGCTCGAGTTTTTATTGCACCGCTTTGGTGGTAGTCTGGGACGCTTCTACTACCGAATGCTGGTTGGTCTCGACGTGATCCGCGAGGAGGGGCGCTCGTTTGCCGCGCCGGTTCAATTTGACGGGCCGGGCGGTGGGGGCGGGGGCGAAAGTGAAATGCTGGACATCCAGCGGCTCCTCTCCGAGCCCGAACCCGAGGCCTTCAGCCCCGACCTGGACTGGATGCCGCGCTGCGTCCTGATCGCCAAGAACACCTATGTCTGGCTGGATCAGCTCTCCAAAAAATACCGCCGCGAGATCAAAACCCTCGACCAGATTCCCGAGGAGGAGCTGGCCCAGCTGCAAAGCTGGGGGGTGACGGGCCTGTGGCTCATTGGGCTTTGGGAGCGCAGCAAAGCCTCAGCGCGCATCAAGCAACTAATGGGCAACCCCGACGCCATCGCCTCGGCCTACGCGCTGTACGACTATGTGATTGCCAAAGAGCTGGGGGGTGAGGAGGCCCTCGAGGTGCTCCGGCAAAAAGCCGCCCGCTACGGCCTCCGCCTGGCCTCGGACATGGTGCCCAACCACGTGGGCATCGACGGGCGCTGGGTGATGGAGCACCCCGACTGGTTTATCCAGCTTCCCTATCCGCCCTATCCCAGCTACACCTTCAACGGGCCGGATCTGTCGTCCGACGAGCGGGTGGCCATCTTCCTGGAAGACCACTACTACGACAAAACCGACGCGGCGGTGGTGTTCAAATGGGTTAATCGGCAGACCGGCGAGGTGCGCTACATCTACCACGGCAACGACGGCACCGCCATGCCCTGGAACGACACCGCCCAGCTCAACTACCTGCTGCCCGAGGTGCGCGAGGCGGTGATTCAGACCATCCTGCACGTGGCCCGGCAGTTTCCCATCATCCGCTTCGACGCGGCCATGACCCTGGCCAAGCGCCACATCCAGCGGCTGTGGTGGCCCGAGCCGGGGGGCTCGCCCTGGGGGGCCTCGGTGCCCAGCCGGGCCGCCTTCGCCATGAGCAAAGAAGACTTCGACCGGGCCATGCCCAGGGAGTTCTGGCGCGAGGTGGTGGATCGGGCCGCGGTGGAGGCCCCCAACACCCTGCTGCTGGCCGAGGCTTTCTGGATGATGGAGGGCTACTTCGTGCGCACCCTGGGCATGCACCGGGTCTACAACTCGGCCTTCATGAACATGCTGCGCGACGAGAAAAACGCCGAGTACCGGCAGATTGTGAAAAATACGCTCGAGTTCGAGCCGGAAATCCTCAAGCGCTTCGTTAACTTCCTCAACAACCCCGACGAAAAAACCGCCATCGAGCAGTTTGGCAAGGGCGACAAGTACTTCGGGGTGATGACCCTGTGCGCGACCCTGCCGGGCCTGCCCATGCTGGGCCACGGACAGGTGGAGGGGCTCACCGAACGCTACGGCATGGAGTACCGCCGGGCCTACTACGACGAAACCCCCGACGAGGGCCTGATCGCCTACCACCAGCAGCAGATTTTTCCCTTGCTCAAAAAGCGCCACCTGTTTGCTGAAGTAGAGAACTTCGTGTTCTACGAGGCCCAGACCGGCGACGCGGTCAACGAGGATGTGTTCGTTTATTCCAATCGGGCGGACAGCGAGCGGGCTTTGGTGGTGTACCACAACAAAAACGCCGAAACCCGAATCTGGGTGCGGCAGTCGGTGGCCCAGCCCTTCAAAACGGCACAGGGCCGCGAGACCCGGCGGGTGGGGCTGGGGCAGGGTTTGCAGCTCAGCTACGACGCCCGCACCTTCAGCATCTTCCGCGACCTGGTAACGGGCCTCGAGCACCTGCACAACAACCAGGCCCTGCACGAGCAGGGGCTCTACCTGGAGCTCGGCCCCTACCAGCGCAAGGTGTTCCTGGACTGGCGTGAGGTCTACGACCACGACGGCACCTATGCCCGGCTGGCCCAGATGCTCTCCGGGCGCGGCGTTCCCAGCGTGGCCGAGGCCCGGCAGGAGCTCTGGCTGGGGCCCATCCTGCAACCCTTCCGCGAGCTGGTGAGCCCGGCCCTGTTCCGCAGGCTGCTGGCCGCCCAGGGCGGGCTGGACGGGGCTTTGCGGGCGGAGGTGCAGGAAAAGCTTCTAGCGCTGTATAGGGGCATTGACGCACACGCCGAGCACAAACTGGCCTTGCTGCCGGTACAGCAGGTGCTGGATGGCCTGGCGGGGGTGCTCGAGGCCGGCCCACATACGCTGGAGACCGGCGGCGCGCTTTTGGGCTGGGCCTTTATCCGTGGCCTGGGAAGCCCGACGCACCTGGAGGAGTGGCGGCTGGGGCGGGTACTGGAGCAGACCCTGGGCGAGCTGGGCCTGGAGGAGGCCGCCGTCCGCCGTGCGGTGGGCCTCACCCGGCTGCTACTGGCCCAGGGTGAGCTAGCGCTGAAGCCAAACCGCCTACCCCAGCAGATGCCTAGGCTGCTGAAAGACCCCGCCGTGCAAAGTTTTTTAGGGGTCAACCGCTTCGCGGAGCGGGTCTACTTCAACCGCGAGGCCCATCAGGCCTGGCTCGAGGGCCTGGGGAAGCTGGGGCAGGCCCTGTACCTCGCACAGAGAAAACCCGCCGCCCAGCTCGAGAAGCTGCGCAAAACCTGGCAAGCCCTGCAGCAAAAGCTCGAGCAGGCCGCGCTGAACTCGGGTTTTACGGTGGAGGGGTATTTGCGAGCCATCGCGCAAAAACCCCGGTCTAAAAAAGCCCGCCCCCCTCGCAAGGCTTCGGCAAAGGTTTCCTCACCTGCCGTCAAAAGCAAGCCCAAGGCCAGGAGCCCTGGGGACGACCTCGAGCGCATCAAGGGCATCGGCCCCAAGATTGCTTCAGCCTTAGAAGCCGCCGGCATCCGCACCTACGCCCAGCTTGCCAAAACCAAAGAGAGCACCCTTCGCGCGGCGCTGGCCGAGGCCGGAATAAGGCTGGCCCCCAGCCTGGGCACCTGGGCCAAACAGGCATCCTACCTGGCCAGGGGCGATGAGCAGGGTCTGGCAAACTACCTGCGGCGCCAGCGGTCATCCGGGCGTGGGCTGTAA
- a CDS encoding quinate 5-dehydrogenase: MPKRVVSVSIGSSKRNSRAEVYVESLGETFVLERIGTDGSWEKAIELVRELDGKVDAFGLGGADLYVYAGNRRYTFRDAARMARAARKTPMLDGSGLKHTLERNAIRLLEPQIGWKDKKVLIPSAVDRFGLAEALDAAGARTLFGDLIFGLGVPIPLYRLSLLQKIAYILLPIITQLPFQWLYPTGEKQEKQVQDWRQRYFEWADVVAGDWHYMRRFMPPSMQGKIILTNTTTPEDIEFMRARGIAKLITTTPRLEGRSFGTNVMEAFIVAVAGKYPLSEADYLEYIEKLNLRPEITELQPTPG, from the coding sequence ATGCCCAAGCGCGTCGTGAGTGTTTCGATAGGTTCGTCCAAGCGCAACTCCAGGGCCGAGGTGTATGTAGAAAGCCTGGGGGAGACCTTTGTACTCGAGCGCATTGGCACCGATGGGAGCTGGGAGAAGGCCATCGAGCTGGTGAGGGAACTGGATGGAAAGGTAGACGCCTTTGGGCTGGGCGGGGCCGACCTCTACGTGTATGCGGGTAACCGCCGCTATACCTTCCGCGACGCTGCGCGCATGGCCCGGGCGGCCCGGAAGACCCCCATGCTGGATGGCTCGGGGCTGAAGCACACCCTCGAGCGCAACGCCATCCGGCTGCTCGAGCCCCAGATTGGCTGGAAAGACAAAAAGGTGCTCATCCCCAGTGCGGTGGATCGCTTTGGGCTGGCCGAAGCACTGGATGCTGCGGGGGCCCGGACGCTTTTTGGCGACCTGATTTTTGGCCTGGGGGTGCCCATCCCGCTTTACCGCCTCTCGCTGCTGCAAAAAATCGCCTACATTCTGCTGCCCATCATCACCCAGCTGCCCTTCCAGTGGCTTTATCCCACCGGTGAAAAGCAGGAAAAGCAGGTGCAGGACTGGCGGCAGCGCTACTTCGAGTGGGCCGACGTGGTGGCCGGGGACTGGCACTATATGCGCCGCTTCATGCCGCCCAGTATGCAGGGCAAGATCATCCTGACCAACACTACCACCCCCGAGGACATCGAGTTCATGCGGGCCCGGGGCATCGCCAAGCTGATCACCACCACCCCCCGCCTCGAGGGCCGCAGCTTCGGTACCAACGTGATGGAGGCCTTTATAGTGGCCGTGGCCGGTAAGTATCCCTTGAGCGAGGCCGATTACCTCGAGTACATCGAAAAGCTCAACCTGCGGCCCGAAATCACCGAATTACAGCCCACGCCCGGATGA
- the tkt gene encoding transketolase gives MTQIPPIAKASIDAIRMLALDAVEQAKSGHPGMPMGMAPAAYVLWTEFLKHNPKDPHWPARDRFVLSAGHGSMLLYALLHLTGYDLPIEELKRFRQWGSKTPGHPEYGHTPGVEVTTGPLGQGISTAVGIAIAERKLVAEFGEIAEHYTYVIASDGDLMEGVSAEASSLAGHLRLGKLIVLYDDNEISIDGSTALAFTEDRLKRYEAYGWHVVSGVHGEDLEAIRAALREAQADPRPSLISVRSIIGFGSPLAGHHKAHSDAMGPEKVAATRQALGWPYAPFEIPEEVYAHYRQAIARGQQAQAEWQEKLEAFAKSHPEKAAEFQRRLRGALPQGWESHLPSFSAGEKLATRAASGKVLEKLVPVLPELVGGSADLTPSNNTRTPDMTDFGPDNPGGRYIRYGVREHAMGAAMNGIVLSRALRPYGGTFLVFSDYMRPAIRMAALMGTPTIFVFTHDSIAVGEDGPTHQPIEHVMSLRAIPNLWVIRPADANETAAAWKMALARTDGPTALILTRQALPVLAGVRLEGVERGGYTLSDVPNPQAAIVATGSEVALALEAQQLLAAEGIPVRVVSLPCWEAFEAQPEDYRQAVLPKSLPTLSLEAGTTLGWERYAHKTVGLDRFGASAPYADVYSKLGFTKERVAAEVKSLLGV, from the coding sequence ATGACCCAGATACCCCCCATTGCAAAAGCTTCCATTGATGCCATCCGCATGCTGGCCCTGGACGCGGTTGAGCAGGCCAAGTCCGGCCACCCTGGGATGCCGATGGGCATGGCCCCGGCGGCGTATGTGCTGTGGACGGAGTTTCTGAAGCACAACCCCAAAGACCCCCACTGGCCGGCTCGAGACCGCTTTGTGCTCTCGGCGGGGCATGGTTCGATGCTGCTCTATGCCCTGCTGCACCTGACCGGCTACGATCTGCCCATTGAAGAACTCAAACGCTTCCGTCAGTGGGGTTCCAAGACCCCCGGGCACCCCGAGTACGGCCACACCCCCGGCGTCGAGGTGACCACCGGGCCCCTGGGGCAGGGCATCTCGACCGCCGTTGGCATAGCCATTGCCGAGCGCAAGCTGGTGGCCGAGTTCGGCGAAATTGCCGAACACTACACCTACGTCATTGCCTCGGACGGCGACCTGATGGAGGGGGTGAGCGCCGAGGCCTCCTCGCTGGCCGGGCACCTGCGGCTGGGCAAGCTGATTGTGCTCTACGACGACAACGAGATCTCCATCGACGGCAGTACTGCGCTGGCCTTTACCGAGGACCGCCTTAAGCGCTACGAGGCCTACGGCTGGCACGTGGTATCGGGGGTGCACGGGGAAGACCTCGAGGCTATCCGGGCTGCCCTGCGCGAAGCCCAGGCCGACCCCCGCCCCAGCCTGATCTCGGTGCGCTCGATTATTGGCTTTGGCTCGCCCCTGGCAGGCCACCACAAAGCCCACTCCGACGCCATGGGACCCGAGAAGGTGGCGGCCACCCGGCAAGCTCTGGGCTGGCCGTATGCGCCTTTTGAAATACCGGAGGAGGTGTACGCTCACTACCGGCAGGCCATCGCGCGGGGCCAGCAAGCCCAGGCCGAGTGGCAGGAGAAATTGGAGGCTTTTGCCAAGTCCCACCCCGAAAAAGCCGCCGAGTTCCAGCGTCGCCTGCGTGGTGCGCTCCCGCAGGGCTGGGAAAGCCACCTCCCCAGTTTTAGCGCCGGGGAGAAGCTGGCTACCCGCGCGGCCTCGGGTAAAGTGCTGGAAAAACTGGTTCCGGTGCTGCCGGAGCTGGTGGGCGGTTCCGCCGACCTTACCCCCTCCAACAACACCCGCACCCCCGATATGACCGATTTTGGCCCCGATAACCCCGGCGGGCGGTATATCCGCTATGGGGTGCGGGAACACGCTATGGGCGCGGCCATGAACGGCATTGTCCTGAGCAGAGCGCTGCGCCCATATGGGGGCACCTTTCTGGTCTTTTCGGACTACATGCGCCCGGCCATCCGCATGGCGGCCCTGATGGGCACCCCCACCATTTTCGTTTTCACCCACGACTCGATTGCGGTAGGGGAGGACGGCCCCACCCACCAGCCCATCGAGCACGTGATGAGCCTGCGGGCCATCCCCAACCTGTGGGTGATCCGCCCCGCCGATGCCAACGAGACCGCGGCGGCCTGGAAGATGGCCCTGGCGCGCACCGACGGCCCCACAGCCCTGATCCTGACCCGCCAGGCCCTGCCGGTGCTGGCTGGGGTGCGCCTCGAGGGGGTGGAGCGCGGGGGCTACACCCTCTCCGATGTGCCAAACCCCCAGGCGGCCATTGTGGCGACCGGCTCGGAGGTAGCCCTGGCGCTGGAAGCCCAGCAACTGCTGGCCGCCGAGGGGATACCGGTGCGGGTGGTCTCGCTGCCCTGCTGGGAGGCCTTCGAGGCCCAGCCCGAGGACTACCGCCAGGCCGTTCTGCCCAAAAGCCTGCCTACCCTGTCCCTCGAGGCCGGTACGACGCTGGGCTGGGAACGCTACGCCCACAAAACGGTGGGGCTCGATCGCTTTGGCGCCAGCGCCCCCTATGCCGATGTGTACAGCAAGCTGGGCTTCACCAAGGAGCGGGTGGCCGCCGAGGTGAAGTCCCTGTTGGGGGTTTGA
- a CDS encoding cytochrome c oxidase subunit 2A, with product MEEKEQRPIGALLVVGVVTVFILAFWFFHFFMYLARG from the coding sequence ATGGAAGAAAAAGAACAACGACCCATTGGAGCTTTGTTGGTTGTCGGTGTGGTCACGGTCTTTATCCTGGCCTTTTGGTTTTTCCACTTCTTCATGTACCTTGCAAGGGGATAA
- a CDS encoding cytochrome c oxidase subunit II has protein sequence MEHQEHIIERYERAWIFFGLAMITVFIILVGYLMLTKGNTNPVGVGRIDATKVRTEGEFANPRVEQVGNEYVAYVQAFAFGYLPSEMRFKVGRKVTFYVTSPDVQHSFHVHNTNINVQVIPGEIAKVSYTFTKPGEYPIICNEYCGIGHANMISKLIVEP, from the coding sequence ATGGAACACCAGGAACACATCATCGAGCGCTACGAGCGGGCCTGGATCTTCTTCGGCCTGGCCATGATTACGGTTTTCATAATCCTGGTAGGCTATCTGATGCTCACCAAAGGTAACACCAACCCAGTGGGTGTGGGTCGTATCGATGCTACCAAGGTGCGTACCGAGGGCGAGTTTGCCAACCCCCGCGTCGAGCAGGTGGGCAACGAGTACGTGGCCTATGTACAGGCCTTTGCCTTTGGCTACTTACCATCGGAGATGCGGTTCAAGGTGGGTAGGAAGGTCACCTTCTACGTCACCTCCCCGGACGTGCAACACAGCTTCCACGTACACAACACCAACATCAACGTACAGGTGATTCCCGGAGAGATCGCCAAGGTGAGCTACACCTTCACCAAGCCCGGCGAGTACCCCATCATCTGTAACGAATACTGCGGAATCGGCCACGCCAACATGATCAGCAAGCTCATTGTGGAGCCGTAA
- a CDS encoding cbb3-type cytochrome c oxidase subunit I, translating to MAVKTLFNYDAYASAPEKKYALYMMMLGFAALALGTFFGPFQAMNYGGLDLYPLLKPVFQNYYQGLTLHGVLNAIVFTQLFAQTIMVYLPARELGLRPNMTLAWVSFWMALGGLLLAAVPLLLNEASVLYTFYAPLKAHWAFYLGAAIFVLSSYVSIYLVLEMWARWRRANPGKITPLATFMAVTFWLMWFLASLGLVVEALFLIAWSFGLVAGVDPLLMRTLFWYTGHPIVYFWLLPAYTLAYVTLPKLAGGKLVSDPLARLVFILFLLFSVPVGFHHQFADPGIAPYWKMIHTILTMMVAVPSLITAFTIAASLEIAGRANGGKGLLGWIGVLPWNNPTVLAFLLGFLAFIPGGAGGIVNASFNLNQNVHNTVWIPGHFHLQVGTLVTMAAMGTAFWLIPHLTGKPLVARGMAVASQWLWFLGMFIMTFALHWMGFLYAIPRRAHISASPIAMEAYKESAAWMVLNIVSGVILFIAALLFFYVIFATALQNRREPVKVLAEVPFTEVMSKPEGSGLAQLTERVWFWFGIAVVLVVLAYGPVLFQMFTNMNPVPGQRLW from the coding sequence ATGGCGGTCAAAACCCTGTTCAACTACGATGCCTACGCATCTGCACCCGAAAAGAAGTACGCCCTGTACATGATGATGCTGGGCTTTGCAGCCCTGGCGCTGGGCACGTTTTTTGGCCCCTTCCAGGCCATGAACTACGGGGGTCTGGATCTCTACCCCCTGCTTAAGCCAGTTTTCCAGAACTACTACCAGGGGCTGACCCTCCACGGAGTGCTCAATGCCATCGTGTTTACCCAGCTTTTCGCCCAGACCATCATGGTCTATCTGCCAGCGCGGGAACTGGGTCTGCGGCCCAACATGACCCTGGCCTGGGTCTCGTTCTGGATGGCGCTGGGTGGATTGCTCCTGGCCGCCGTGCCCCTGCTGCTCAACGAAGCCTCGGTGCTCTACACCTTTTATGCCCCCCTCAAGGCGCACTGGGCCTTCTATCTGGGCGCGGCTATTTTTGTGCTCTCGAGCTATGTGAGCATCTACCTGGTGCTGGAGATGTGGGCCCGCTGGCGCAGGGCTAACCCGGGCAAAATCACCCCCCTGGCTACCTTCATGGCAGTTACCTTCTGGCTGATGTGGTTCCTGGCCAGCCTGGGGCTGGTGGTTGAGGCGCTGTTTCTGATTGCCTGGTCGTTTGGGCTGGTAGCGGGGGTAGACCCGCTCTTGATGCGCACCCTGTTCTGGTACACCGGCCACCCCATCGTCTATTTCTGGCTGCTGCCGGCCTATACCCTGGCCTACGTAACCCTGCCCAAGCTGGCCGGGGGCAAGCTGGTCTCCGACCCTTTAGCAAGGTTGGTTTTCATCCTCTTCCTGCTGTTCTCGGTGCCGGTGGGTTTCCACCACCAGTTCGCCGACCCCGGCATCGCCCCCTACTGGAAGATGATTCATACCATCCTGACCATGATGGTTGCAGTTCCCAGTTTGATCACTGCTTTTACCATTGCAGCTTCGCTCGAGATTGCAGGCCGGGCCAACGGCGGTAAGGGCCTGCTGGGCTGGATTGGAGTCCTACCCTGGAACAACCCCACGGTGCTGGCCTTCTTGCTGGGCTTCTTGGCCTTCATCCCAGGCGGGGCCGGCGGTATAGTCAATGCCAGCTTCAACCTGAACCAGAACGTGCACAACACCGTCTGGATCCCAGGCCACTTCCACCTGCAAGTAGGCACCCTGGTGACCATGGCCGCCATGGGCACGGCCTTCTGGCTGATTCCTCACCTCACCGGCAAACCCCTCGTCGCCCGTGGAATGGCCGTGGCCTCGCAGTGGCTGTGGTTCCTGGGGATGTTCATCATGACCTTCGCCCTGCACTGGATGGGCTTCCTCTACGCTATCCCCCGCCGTGCGCACATTTCCGCCAGCCCCATCGCCATGGAGGCCTATAAAGAAAGCGCGGCCTGGATGGTCTTGAACATCGTCTCAGGGGTTATCCTGTTCATCGCAGCCCTGCTGTTCTTCTACGTGATTTTCGCCACGGCCCTGCAAAACCGCCGGGAGCCAGTCAAAGTGCTTGCCGAGGTACCTTTCACCGAGGTGATGTCCAAGCCCGAGGGCAGCGGGCTGGCCCAGCTCACCGAACGGGTCTGGTTCTGGTTTGGTATCGCAGTGGTGCTGGTGGTGCTGGCCTATGGCCCGGTGCTCTTCCAGATGTTCACCAACATGAATCCCGTTCCGGGTCAGCGGCTCTGGTAG
- a CDS encoding MFS transporter yields MRKLPPTVYVLGAVSFFTDIASEMVYPLLPLFLTGVLGASTTVVGLVEGIAEATASLFKVVGGRISDRMAARKPLILLGYGFPALLRPILALAVAPWQVLAYRFLDRIGKGLRTAPRDALIAETVDQDSYGRAYGFHRAMDSLGATIGPLLAFLLLPLLDFRGVFWVSAIPALLATLVILFFLREKRGQARPLPPLRLSAFSLRYRWFLLVTGVATLGLSSNAFLILRLSDLGLSAAQATLVYTAYNLLYALMAYPLGSLADRVGARALVMLGFVTYALVYLGFGLSSAGWQGVVLFLLYALYSAAFEGSSRAYLAQIIPATEKASAIGLYHTLVGLLLLPASTLFGFLWQHFGSSLAFFTAASLAVAAVILFWLDPTSRRGYTS; encoded by the coding sequence ATGAGGAAGCTGCCTCCCACTGTATATGTTCTAGGCGCGGTGAGTTTTTTTACGGACATTGCCTCCGAGATGGTCTACCCGCTACTCCCACTGTTTCTGACCGGGGTTTTGGGGGCTTCCACAACGGTGGTGGGGTTGGTGGAGGGCATCGCCGAGGCCACGGCCAGTCTGTTTAAGGTGGTGGGGGGGCGGATCTCCGACCGCATGGCTGCCAGAAAGCCGCTTATTCTGCTGGGGTACGGCTTCCCGGCTCTGCTGCGGCCCATACTGGCCCTGGCCGTAGCGCCCTGGCAGGTGCTGGCTTACCGCTTTCTGGATCGGATAGGCAAAGGGCTTCGCACGGCCCCCAGGGATGCTCTGATTGCAGAAACGGTAGACCAGGACAGCTATGGGCGGGCTTACGGGTTTCACCGTGCCATGGACAGTCTGGGGGCAACCATTGGGCCGCTGCTGGCCTTTTTACTTCTCCCGTTGCTGGACTTCCGAGGGGTTTTCTGGGTTTCGGCCATTCCGGCTCTTTTGGCCACCCTGGTCATCCTGTTCTTTTTACGAGAGAAGCGAGGCCAGGCCAGGCCCCTTCCACCCCTTCGGCTATCGGCTTTTTCCCTTCGCTATCGCTGGTTCTTGCTGGTAACGGGCGTGGCTACGCTGGGTCTGTCGTCTAATGCGTTCCTGATTTTGCGCCTAAGCGACCTGGGGCTGAGTGCAGCCCAGGCCACCCTGGTCTACACCGCATATAACCTGCTCTATGCCCTAATGGCCTACCCCCTGGGATCGCTGGCCGACCGGGTGGGGGCTCGAGCTCTGGTGATGCTGGGCTTTGTCACCTACGCCCTGGTGTACCTGGGGTTCGGGCTCAGCAGCGCTGGCTGGCAGGGCGTTGTTTTATTCTTGCTTTATGCCCTGTACAGTGCGGCCTTTGAAGGCAGCAGCCGGGCTTATCTGGCCCAGATTATCCCTGCAACCGAAAAGGCCAGCGCCATTGGGCTTTACCACACCCTGGTAGGCTTGCTCCTGCTACCGGCCAGCACCCTGTTTGGTTTTTTATGGCAGCATTTCGGTTCCAGTCTGGCCTTTTTCACCGCGGCCAGCCTTGCCGTTGCTGCGGTAATCCTATTTTGGCTTGACCCTACGTCCAGGCGCGGCTATACTTCTTAG
- the rpsO gene encoding 30S ribosomal protein S15 — translation MPFTREEKASVIEKHAHKPGDTGSTEVQVALLTERINRLSAHLTANKKDAAAKRGLLIMVGQRKRLLSYLENKDKARYKALIEKLGLRK, via the coding sequence ATGCCATTTACTAGAGAAGAAAAGGCCAGCGTTATCGAGAAGCATGCCCACAAGCCCGGCGATACCGGCTCCACCGAGGTACAGGTGGCCCTGCTCACCGAGCGCATTAACCGGCTATCGGCCCACCTAACCGCCAACAAAAAAGATGCGGCTGCCAAACGGGGCCTTTTGATCATGGTAGGTCAGCGCAAGCGGCTTTTGAGCTACCTGGAAAATAAAGACAAGGCCCGCTATAAGGCACTGATTGAAAAGCTCGGGCTGCGCAAGTAA